The genomic DNA ATTTTCTTGATAAAGTATGTTCTTTGGCAGCTTCATAAATAGTTCTTGATAATCCGGTATACACAGCTGCAAGACCTGTCATAAAAAATATAACATCAATATTTACAGGATAAATCTGATTTGCCTTTTTTCTATCTATATATACCGCATATTTATTGTCAAGTTTCATATTTTCCATATACATAGGACAGGAATTATTTCCTCTCATTCCAAGACCGTTCCATTCACTTTCCTTAAAGGACAATCCTTCAGCACCATATGGTATAAGCCAGTTTACCGGACCTTTTTCTTTATCTGCAGGAACGGAAATAAGATAATATGAAGCATGATTAGCCGAAGTAATCATACTTTTAGCTCCTGTTATGATACTGTATTCGTCTGTATTTTTTATTTCCAGTTGGGAATTGAAAACATGTACTCCTGTGCCGAACTCACTTCTTGCAAGAGTCATAAACTTTTTATTTTCAACTACATCTTTTATAACTTGATTTTTTATTTCTTCACGTCCAAATGTAAGTGTAAATTTCAATGCAACATTATGCATTGTATAACATAATCCCACAGTAGCACAAGCTTCTGAAAATGCACGCGTAACCTGTGCATGAGCTGTAACCTCTTCTCCGTCTCCTCCAAACTCTTTCGGCACAAGAATTTTAAAAAATCCTTCCTCTGCTATTTTTTTAAAAATTTCTTCAGGAAATTTACCTGTCTTGTCAATTTCTTCTGCAAAAGGCGCTATATATTCAACAGCAAATTCCTTTGCCCATTTGTAATAATCTTTCACACTTATCCTCCTTAATATAATACTATAATCTGACCCTGTATCAGCTTTCTGAATATTTTCCGTTTTTTCGAAATATATTCAAACTCTGTTTTTT from Leptotrichia sp. OH3620_COT-345 includes the following:
- a CDS encoding acyl-CoA dehydrogenase family protein; translated protein: MKDYYKWAKEFAVEYIAPFAEEIDKTGKFPEEIFKKIAEEGFFKILVPKEFGGDGEEVTAHAQVTRAFSEACATVGLCYTMHNVALKFTLTFGREEIKNQVIKDVVENKKFMTLARSEFGTGVHVFNSQLEIKNTDEYSIITGAKSMITSANHASYYLISVPADKEKGPVNWLIPYGAEGLSFKESEWNGLGMRGNNSCPMYMENMKLDNKYAVYIDRKKANQIYPVNIDVIFFMTGLAAVYTGLSRTIYEAAKEHTLSRKYPGDKSLASIETVQLHLSQLFNNVFISESLLEVAAKSLENGEKDAFEKIMSARVTASLNCVDSATLAMRIGGGQAYNNKNSLARLLRDAFAAPVMFPSVDVLRNWIAKVITGQNIL